A genomic segment from Malus domestica chromosome 05, GDT2T_hap1 encodes:
- the LOC114825251 gene encoding transcription factor JUNGBRUNNEN 1-like — protein MDNTYYSPSTKDDHQYTDDDEDDVQLPGFRFHPTDEELVDFYLRRKIQKKPISFELIKSIDIYKYDPWDLPKTAGDKEWYFFCKRGRKYKNSFRPNRVTGSGFWKATGIDKPIHSHGGEGHACNGLKKTLVYYRGSAGKGSKTDWMMHEFRLPNSSSSNEYNNRSSNPKNMNTDPQQEAEIWTLCRIFKRNVSYRKYTPDWRDLSAAKRHPTDTVNSKKFATDRQDLLDQSNTYISFGASDICYEEKPLVNHTNNINSTNGSHQLHAHAVGQLSSNMQQPNSTHPYMDTFSNFSFQDLENDLLNENWDELRSVVQQLAFDPTPFPV, from the exons atggataacacatattATAGTCCTAGCACTAAGGATGATCACCAGTAtactgatgatgatgaagatgatgttcAACTACCAGGATTTCGGTTTCACCCAACAGATGAAGAACTTGTAGACTTCTATCTTCGTCGGAAGATTCAGAAGAAACCGATCAGCTTCGAGCTCATCAAATCAATTGATATCTACAAATATGATCCTTGGGATCTTCCAA AAACCGCAGGAGATAAGGAATGGTACTTCTTCTGCAAAAGAGGGAGAAAGTACAAGAACAGCTTCAGACCCAACAGAGTAACAGGTTCTGGATTTTGGAAGGCAACTGGAATCGACAAGCCGATACATTCCCACGGAGGAGAGGGCCATGCCTGCAATGGCCTAAAGAAAACATTGGTTTACTACCGTGGAAGTGCAGGCAAAGGCAGCAAAACCGATTGGATGATGCACGAGTTTCGCCTTCCTAATTCCTCCAGTTCGAATGAATACAATAACCGAAGCTCTAACCCTAAGAATATGAATACTGATCCTCAACAAGAAGCT GAAATATGGACATTGTGTCGGATATTCAAAAGAAACGTTTCATACAGAAAGTACACCCCAGATTGGAGAGATCTATCTGCAGCCAAACGTCATCCAACGGACACCGTAAACTCCAAGAAATTCGCTACTGATCGACAAGACCTTCTCGACCAATCTAACACTTATATCAGTTTCGGTGCTTCAGACATTTGCTACGAGGAGAAGCCTCTTGTGAATCATACCAACAATATAAACAGTACTAATGGAAGTCACCAATTGCATGCGCATGCAGTTGGGCAGTTGAGCTCCAACATGCAGCAGCCTAAttcaacacatccatacatggACACGTTCTCAAACTTTTCGTTTCAAGATCTTGAGAATGATCTTTTGAATGAAAATTGGGATGAGCTTAGATCAGTCGTACAACAGCTTGCTTTTGATCCGACGCCATTTCCTGTATAA